A genome region from Frankineae bacterium MT45 includes the following:
- a CDS encoding diguanylate cyclase (GGDEF) domain-containing protein → MDVLGRLDGVAFRHADSAGSARGVRWREFWAFVTRKPAVATPRAFAACAGSYYIIAGLLRLLSMAAAPVPVRHETALTVLSVLALISGVVVLAVGRFLPQFASHGLIFAGTLLIAVTVALLGDRPAAAVDGGIMFLAIGVGCAFYFSLAALAIQTVVAEVCMYVATHHAGLRESEVLYMQGILVAGVVLVASLTRVAAAAHLDPLTGLHSRRGFDGLLGRAISDAHRGDQALAVVVIDLDDFKTVNDLSGHAEGDRLLSTISAIWQRNLAAGLMMCRQGGDEFALILPGFTANRAAGVADELRVLVAHETSFSAGVAELRPDDSQSKLLGRADVALYNAKSSGGGQTSQYGVTDDGATSAEFYRALENDEFEVYFQPIVDLQRGEITGDEALIRWHHPTRGLVPPLEFIPLAESSGAIHAIGAWVLRQACERTAAHTRHTGRPRIVSVNASGHELTNPDYATTVAAILTDTGLPPASLIIEVTESTFDADHLRVLAVLRSLRDLGVRIAIDDFGTGYSSLNRLEKLPANILKIDRSFVAAIPDTGTDAPVLKAIVAMAIALNLDIIAEGVETPHQAQTLTDLGCSHAQGYHFGHPTPHHQNHPTHNQHTTPTTAVA, encoded by the coding sequence ATGGACGTACTAGGGCGTTTGGACGGTGTGGCGTTTCGTCATGCCGATTCAGCGGGTTCGGCCCGTGGGGTGCGGTGGCGTGAGTTCTGGGCCTTCGTGACGCGCAAACCCGCCGTAGCCACGCCTCGCGCCTTCGCCGCCTGTGCGGGCAGCTACTACATCATTGCCGGGCTACTCCGGTTGTTGTCGATGGCCGCGGCTCCGGTCCCGGTGCGACACGAGACGGCGCTGACCGTGTTGAGTGTTCTTGCCCTGATCAGCGGGGTGGTCGTGTTGGCGGTCGGCCGCTTCCTGCCCCAGTTTGCCTCCCACGGACTCATCTTCGCGGGTACGTTGCTCATCGCGGTGACAGTTGCCCTGCTCGGTGATCGCCCCGCTGCCGCCGTTGACGGCGGGATCATGTTCCTGGCCATCGGTGTGGGGTGTGCCTTCTACTTCTCCTTGGCCGCCCTCGCCATTCAAACTGTCGTCGCCGAGGTATGCATGTACGTCGCGACCCACCACGCCGGCCTCAGGGAGTCGGAAGTCCTTTATATGCAAGGGATTCTTGTGGCGGGCGTCGTACTGGTTGCGTCGTTGACTCGGGTGGCGGCGGCGGCTCATTTGGATCCGTTGACGGGGTTGCATAGTCGGCGTGGTTTCGATGGTCTGCTGGGTCGGGCGATCTCTGATGCGCATCGGGGTGATCAGGCGTTGGCGGTGGTGGTGATCGATCTCGATGATTTCAAGACGGTCAATGACCTGTCCGGTCATGCTGAGGGTGACCGGTTACTGTCCACGATCTCGGCGATCTGGCAGCGGAACCTCGCTGCGGGTTTGATGATGTGCCGTCAGGGCGGTGACGAGTTCGCGCTGATCCTGCCGGGGTTTACCGCGAACCGGGCGGCCGGGGTCGCTGATGAACTGCGGGTGCTGGTGGCGCATGAGACGTCGTTCTCGGCCGGCGTCGCTGAACTGCGCCCGGATGACTCGCAGTCGAAACTGTTAGGCCGCGCCGACGTCGCCCTTTACAACGCTAAGAGCAGCGGCGGCGGACAGACCAGCCAGTACGGGGTGACCGACGACGGCGCGACCTCGGCCGAGTTTTACCGGGCCCTGGAGAACGACGAGTTCGAGGTCTACTTCCAACCGATCGTTGATCTGCAACGGGGCGAGATCACCGGTGACGAAGCCCTGATCCGCTGGCACCACCCCACCCGGGGGCTGGTCCCCCCGCTGGAGTTCATCCCGCTCGCCGAAAGCAGCGGCGCGATCCACGCCATCGGCGCCTGGGTGCTGCGACAGGCCTGCGAACGCACCGCCGCCCACACCCGACACACCGGACGGCCCCGGATCGTTTCGGTCAACGCCTCCGGCCACGAACTGACCAACCCCGACTACGCCACCACCGTCGCGGCCATCCTCACCGACACCGGGCTGCCACCGGCATCGCTGATCATCGAAGTGACCGAATCAACCTTCGACGCCGACCACCTCCGCGTCCTTGCCGTCCTGCGCAGCCTGCGCGACCTCGGAGTACGGATCGCGATCGACGACTTCGGCACCGGCTACTCCTCCCTCAACCGGCTCGAGAAACTCCCCGCCAACATCCTCAAGATCGACCGGTCATTCGTCGCCGCAATCCCCGACACCGGCACCGACGCCCCCGTCCTGAAAGCGATCGTCGCCATGGCCATCGCCCTGAACCTCGACATCATCGCCGAAGGCGTCGAAACCCCCCACCAAGCCCAAACCCTCACCGACCTCGGCTGCTCCCACGCCCAGGGCTACCACTTCGGACACCCCACCCCCCACCACCAAAACCACCCCACCCACAACCAACACACCACCCCCACCACAGCCGTCGCCTAG
- a CDS encoding Pyridoxamine 5'-phosphate oxidase produces the protein MPITNSWLAGPAPTAPCPPELLEERILNLLSTQNLAVIATVAEDGSPAATPVRFYSLGFEIMFTSWNDSPKSRNLRRDSRVSAGIVAPLVGQASSRGAQIFGTARTLERDEPEADDYWDAFRWQSDHVERGRSVNEPPRDPLTIITPRRIVYTDHWLRRDGYSPRQIWHGL, from the coding sequence ATGCCAATCACCAACTCCTGGCTCGCGGGCCCCGCGCCGACCGCGCCCTGCCCACCTGAACTGCTTGAGGAGCGAATCCTCAATCTGCTGTCAACGCAGAACCTTGCCGTGATCGCTACGGTCGCCGAGGACGGGTCACCGGCAGCTACGCCGGTGCGGTTTTACTCGCTTGGTTTCGAGATCATGTTCACGTCCTGGAACGACTCACCCAAGTCGCGCAACCTTCGCCGAGACTCGCGAGTATCGGCAGGCATTGTCGCTCCGCTCGTCGGCCAGGCCAGCAGTCGCGGCGCGCAGATATTTGGCACCGCTCGCACCCTCGAGCGCGACGAGCCGGAGGCAGACGACTACTGGGACGCGTTCCGCTGGCAATCAGATCACGTTGAGCGCGGCCGTAGCGTGAACGAGCCGCCCCGCGACCCACTCACGATCATCACGCCACGTCGAATCGTCTATACCGACCACTGGCTCCGCCGAGACGGATACAGCCCACGACAGATTTGGCACGGCCTTTGA
- a CDS encoding diguanylate cyclase (GGDEF) domain-containing protein — MDVLGRLDGVAFRHADSAGSARGVRWREFWAFVTRKPAVATPGVFAFTTGNSYLIAGLLGLLSLAVSPLPVRHATALAVLSVLAAISGVVVLAIGRLLPYSARHVLMSVGTVMVAVSMSLLSDHPAAEVDGGIMIVAIGVGCAFYFSLATLAAHIVLGEICVYVAAQVVGLLESDIVFTQGVLVGGAVLVASLTRVAAAAHLDPLTGLHSRRGFDGLLGRAISDAHRGDQALAVVVIDLDDFKTVNDLSGHAEGDRLLSTISAIWQRNLAAGLMMCRQGGDEFALILPGFTANRAAGVADELRVLVAHETSFSAGVAELRPDDSQSKLLGRADVALYNAKSSGGGQTSQYGVTDDGATSAEFYRALENDEFEVYFQPIVDLQRGEITGDEALIRWHHPTRGLVPPLEFIPLAESSGAIHAIGAWVLRQACERTAAHTRHTGRPRIVSVNASGHELTNPDYATTVAAILTDTGLPPASLIIEVTESTFDADHLRVLAVLRSLRDLGVRIAIDDFGTGYSSLNRLEKLPANILKIDRSFVAAIPDTGTDAPVLKAIVAMAIALNLDIIAEGVETPHQAQTLTDLGCSHAQGYHFGHPTPHHQNHPTHNQHTTPTTAVA; from the coding sequence ATGGACGTACTAGGGCGTTTGGACGGTGTGGCGTTTCGTCATGCCGATTCAGCGGGTTCGGCCCGTGGGGTGCGGTGGCGTGAGTTCTGGGCCTTCGTGACACGCAAACCCGCCGTTGCGACGCCTGGCGTCTTCGCCTTCACCACCGGCAACTCTTACTTGATCGCAGGTCTCCTCGGCTTGCTGTCACTGGCGGTCTCGCCGCTCCCGGTGCGGCACGCGACGGCTCTCGCCGTGTTGAGTGTTCTTGCCGCGATCAGCGGGGTGGTCGTGCTGGCGATCGGCCGTCTCCTGCCCTACTCCGCCCGTCATGTGCTGATGTCAGTCGGCACCGTGATGGTCGCGGTGTCGATGTCCCTGCTTAGTGATCACCCGGCCGCCGAGGTGGACGGCGGGATCATGATCGTGGCCATCGGTGTGGGGTGTGCCTTCTACTTCTCACTGGCTACCCTCGCCGCTCACATAGTCCTCGGCGAAATATGCGTGTACGTCGCTGCCCAGGTGGTTGGGTTGCTCGAGTCGGACATCGTCTTCACCCAGGGCGTCCTGGTCGGGGGTGCTGTCTTGGTTGCGTCGTTGACTCGGGTGGCGGCGGCGGCTCATTTGGATCCGTTGACGGGGTTGCATAGTCGGCGTGGTTTCGATGGTCTGCTGGGTCGGGCGATCTCTGATGCGCATCGGGGTGATCAGGCGTTGGCGGTGGTGGTGATCGATCTCGATGATTTCAAGACGGTCAATGACCTGTCCGGTCATGCTGAGGGTGACCGGTTACTGTCCACGATCTCGGCGATCTGGCAGCGGAACCTCGCTGCGGGTTTGATGATGTGCCGTCAGGGCGGTGACGAGTTCGCGCTGATCCTGCCGGGGTTTACCGCGAACCGGGCGGCCGGGGTCGCTGATGAACTGCGGGTGCTGGTGGCGCATGAGACGTCGTTCTCGGCCGGCGTCGCTGAACTGCGCCCGGATGACTCGCAGTCGAAACTGTTAGGCCGCGCCGACGTCGCCCTTTACAACGCTAAGAGCAGCGGCGGCGGACAGACCAGCCAGTACGGGGTGACCGACGACGGCGCGACCTCGGCCGAGTTTTACCGGGCCCTGGAGAACGACGAGTTCGAGGTCTACTTCCAACCGATCGTTGATCTGCAACGGGGCGAGATCACCGGTGACGAAGCCCTGATCCGCTGGCACCACCCCACCCGGGGGCTGGTCCCCCCGCTGGAGTTCATCCCGCTCGCCGAAAGCAGCGGCGCGATCCACGCCATCGGCGCCTGGGTGCTGCGACAGGCCTGCGAACGCACCGCCGCCCACACCCGACACACCGGACGGCCCCGGATCGTTTCGGTCAACGCCTCCGGCCACGAACTGACCAACCCCGACTACGCCACCACCGTCGCGGCCATCCTCACCGACACCGGGCTGCCACCGGCATCGCTGATCATCGAAGTGACCGAATCAACCTTCGACGCCGACCACCTCCGCGTCCTTGCCGTCCTGCGCAGCCTGCGCGACCTCGGAGTACGGATCGCGATCGACGACTTCGGCACCGGCTACTCCTCCCTCAACCGGCTCGAGAAACTCCCCGCCAACATCCTCAAGATCGACCGGTCCTTCGTCGCCGCGATCCCCGACACCGGCACCGACGCCCCCGTCCTGAAAGCGATCGTCGCCATGGCCATCGCACTGAACCTCGACATCATCGCCGAAGGCGTCGAAACCCCCCACCAAGCCCAAACCCTCACCGACCTCGGCTGCTCCCACGCCCAGGGCTACCACTTCGGACACCCCACCCCCCACCACCAAAACCACCCCACCCACAACCAACACACCACCCCCACCACAGCCGTCGCCTAA
- a CDS encoding transcriptional regulator, TetR family encodes MNGAQVDNASEVRTRNARGEARREDLLGRITDDVVANGLADFSLRRAARACGTTHKVLLYHFGSLESLLATIVRELRGRRVQVGLSASSMGGTTLAERVLSLWPGLVGPEADALDQAVGLAMTDPARYGSLTDTALDEYLPALRGICPETWDEPRKHEVASLILATLRGLVLTRRTSTVPFDPTPALAALQRALDREESTDSK; translated from the coding sequence GTGAACGGAGCCCAAGTCGACAACGCGAGTGAGGTCCGGACGCGAAACGCGCGCGGGGAAGCTCGCCGCGAGGATCTACTCGGTCGAATCACTGACGATGTGGTCGCGAACGGCCTCGCCGATTTCTCTCTGCGGCGCGCGGCGCGGGCGTGTGGGACGACGCACAAGGTGCTGCTCTATCACTTCGGAAGCCTCGAGAGCTTGTTGGCGACCATCGTTCGGGAACTGCGTGGTCGACGGGTTCAGGTTGGGCTTAGCGCCTCCTCCATGGGTGGGACCACTCTCGCGGAGCGCGTCCTCTCACTCTGGCCCGGTTTGGTTGGGCCAGAGGCCGACGCTCTCGACCAGGCAGTCGGCCTGGCTATGACAGACCCTGCCCGATATGGATCTCTCACAGATACTGCGCTCGACGAGTACCTGCCGGCCCTGCGCGGCATCTGCCCGGAAACTTGGGACGAGCCCCGCAAGCACGAGGTTGCCAGTCTGATTCTTGCCACGTTGCGCGGACTGGTCCTCACTCGCCGGACGTCTACGGTCCCGTTCGATCCGACGCCGGCCCTTGCCGCGCTGCAGCGAGCGCTTGATCGCGAGGAGTCGACTGACAGCAAGTGA
- a CDS encoding hypothetical protein (manually curated), which produces MATPRVAAVSLDCADPSELGSFYAQLLAGETLWSSASSVGVRAAGVVLVAQRVTPYARPEWPGKSVVHLDLTATPDLETAITRAVRLGATLVEPQYDDRWSVLLDPAGHPFCITTLTPPE; this is translated from the coding sequence GTGGCAACACCTCGGGTTGCTGCAGTCTCGCTCGACTGCGCTGATCCAAGCGAGTTGGGGTCGTTCTATGCCCAGCTACTCGCCGGCGAGACTCTGTGGAGCAGCGCTAGCAGCGTCGGCGTCCGCGCGGCTGGCGTAGTTCTGGTGGCTCAGCGGGTAACGCCATACGCTCGGCCAGAGTGGCCGGGTAAATCTGTCGTACATCTTGACCTGACGGCGACGCCGGACCTGGAGACCGCGATTACGCGTGCGGTTCGACTTGGCGCCACGCTGGTTGAGCCGCAGTACGACGACCGATGGAGTGTGCTGCTTGATCCGGCGGGGCATCCGTTCTGCATCACCACATTGACGCCACCCGAATGA
- a CDS encoding Polyketide cyclase / dehydrase and lipid transport (manually curated): MTDIRPRSLTASINIAASREAVWRVVADVRRTGEWSPECVSVTPIGRLRAGSFLLGRNRRGRIRWVTLSRVTECEPAAAIAWTVLTNRSRWRYELQTDANGTTVIETRRTPRGESRFALWFTRVFLEGQAVHDDELESGMAAGLGRIKRIVESVPTVGP; the protein is encoded by the coding sequence ATGACCGATATACGACCACGGTCGCTGACCGCCTCCATCAACATTGCCGCGTCCCGAGAGGCTGTCTGGCGTGTCGTGGCCGACGTACGAAGGACGGGGGAGTGGTCGCCCGAATGCGTGAGCGTGACACCGATCGGTCGGCTTCGAGCCGGCTCGTTCTTACTCGGCCGCAATCGTCGCGGGCGAATTCGCTGGGTAACCCTGTCTCGAGTCACGGAGTGCGAACCGGCCGCCGCCATCGCCTGGACGGTTCTGACCAATCGGTCCCGGTGGCGGTATGAGCTGCAGACCGACGCAAACGGGACCACGGTAATCGAAACGCGACGCACGCCACGTGGAGAGAGTCGATTCGCGTTGTGGTTCACCCGCGTCTTTCTGGAGGGCCAGGCTGTGCATGACGACGAACTGGAGTCCGGCATGGCAGCTGGCTTAGGCCGGATCAAGCGAATCGTCGAAAGTGTTCCGACCGTGGGGCCTTAG
- a CDS encoding thymidine kinase encodes MGRDDLRVASGSVSDSTPPTPAPPTSALASVPAAGTRRATPMPAHLKFFYGPMDCGKSTLALQIDHNHSRQGRSGMLLTRYDRSAGARITTRVGLSHSAIEIDDETDLRVLVRQRWASGQALDYLIIDEAGFLNPEHVDQLAELVDDWHVDVYCFGLATDFRSLLLPGAKRLIELADELHPVHVEVLCWCGRPGQQNARIVNGRVVREGDTVAVGDTSVDGASMRYEVLCRAHYRGGQLSRSAVPDQQLSLDV; translated from the coding sequence GTGGGCCGCGACGACCTCCGGGTAGCGTCGGGATCCGTGAGCGACTCCACTCCCCCAACCCCAGCCCCACCGACGAGCGCCCTGGCGTCCGTCCCCGCCGCCGGTACGCGTCGGGCCACCCCGATGCCGGCCCATCTCAAGTTCTTCTACGGGCCGATGGACTGCGGGAAGTCGACGTTGGCTCTGCAGATCGACCACAACCACTCCCGCCAGGGACGCAGCGGAATGCTCCTCACCCGCTATGACCGATCAGCGGGCGCCCGCATCACGACCAGGGTCGGGTTGAGCCACAGCGCGATCGAGATCGACGACGAGACCGACCTGCGAGTGCTGGTGCGGCAGCGTTGGGCCAGCGGTCAGGCGCTGGACTACCTGATCATCGACGAAGCGGGGTTCCTCAACCCCGAGCACGTCGACCAGCTGGCCGAGCTCGTCGACGACTGGCACGTGGACGTCTACTGCTTCGGACTGGCCACCGATTTCCGTAGTCTGCTTCTCCCTGGCGCCAAGCGGCTCATCGAATTGGCCGACGAACTGCACCCGGTGCACGTCGAGGTGCTCTGCTGGTGCGGGCGACCCGGACAGCAGAATGCCCGGATCGTGAACGGGCGAGTAGTACGGGAGGGCGACACGGTGGCCGTCGGCGACACCAGCGTAGATGGAGCGTCGATGCGCTACGAGGTGCTCTGCCGGGCCCACTATCGGGGCGGTCAGCTCAGCCGGTCAGCCGTGCCCGACCAGCAGCTCAGCCTCGACGTCTGA
- a CDS encoding Predicted DNA-binding protein, MmcQ/YjbR family has product MSESPVERLRTLCTALPEVDERISHGANTWFIRGKKTFVMFVGYHHGDQNLSFWCAAEEGVQADLISANPDYFFRPPYVGHRGWVGVRLDTGIEWPEVAELVEDAYRAIAPARLISLLDE; this is encoded by the coding sequence ATGAGCGAGTCACCAGTGGAGAGACTGCGGACGCTCTGCACAGCGCTGCCCGAGGTTGACGAGCGGATCAGCCACGGCGCGAACACCTGGTTCATCCGGGGCAAGAAGACTTTCGTGATGTTCGTCGGGTATCACCATGGTGATCAGAATCTGTCGTTCTGGTGTGCGGCCGAGGAGGGCGTCCAGGCTGACCTGATCTCGGCGAACCCCGATTACTTCTTCCGACCTCCGTACGTTGGCCACCGCGGATGGGTCGGCGTGCGCCTGGATACCGGTATCGAGTGGCCGGAGGTTGCCGAGCTCGTAGAGGACGCCTATCGCGCGATCGCGCCGGCGCGGCTCATCTCGCTGCTCGACGAGTAA
- a CDS encoding prevent-host-death family protein translates to MTSVASRDLRNHTAEVLRQVSDGTRITITVNGKPVAELSPVRALRPQFFSRADLLTLIVDHQADAALTHDLAVLAADTTDDLDPL, encoded by the coding sequence ATGACCTCGGTCGCGTCCCGTGATCTGCGCAATCACACGGCTGAAGTGCTGCGTCAGGTATCGGACGGCACTCGGATCACCATCACCGTCAATGGCAAGCCCGTGGCCGAGCTCAGTCCGGTTCGTGCGCTACGCCCGCAGTTCTTCAGCAGGGCAGACCTCCTCACCCTGATCGTGGATCACCAAGCTGACGCCGCGCTGACCCACGACCTCGCGGTACTGGCCGCAGACACGACTGACGATCTCGATCCGCTGTGA